The Amycolatopsis sp. 195334CR genome window below encodes:
- a CDS encoding thiolase family protein gives MTEVYVLDAVRTPFGRYGGALAGTRPDDLAAHVLRALGERTGLDPSTVDEVVLGNANGAGEDNRNVARMATLLAGWPTSIPGGTVNRLCGSGLDAVSQASRLIATGDASLVVAGGVESMSRSPWVVQKPEKAFPNGNQTMYSTALGWRMVNPAMPERWTVSLGESTELLAERYGIGRDEQDEFAARSHVNAAKAWDEGFYDDQVVPVPGVDLTRDEGIRPDSSPEKLAKLKTVFRKQGTVTAGNASPLNDGASAVLLGDRAAADRVGATPLARIAGRGAAGVDPDVFGIGPVRAAEIALERAGIGWDDLAAVELNEAFAAQSLACLRDWPKLDPAKVNTHGGAIAIGHPLGASGGRILGTLAHDLRRRGGGWGLAAICIGVGQGLAVVLEA, from the coding sequence ATGACCGAGGTATACGTACTGGACGCGGTGCGCACCCCGTTCGGCAGGTACGGCGGCGCGCTGGCGGGCACCCGGCCCGACGACCTCGCCGCGCACGTGCTGCGCGCGCTGGGCGAGCGGACCGGGCTCGATCCGTCCACTGTGGACGAGGTGGTGCTCGGCAACGCCAACGGCGCCGGTGAGGACAACCGGAACGTGGCCAGGATGGCCACCCTGCTGGCCGGCTGGCCGACCTCGATCCCCGGCGGCACGGTCAACCGGCTGTGCGGGTCCGGGCTGGACGCGGTTTCCCAGGCCAGCAGGCTGATCGCCACCGGGGACGCGTCGCTGGTGGTGGCCGGTGGTGTGGAGTCGATGAGCCGGTCGCCGTGGGTGGTGCAGAAGCCGGAGAAGGCCTTCCCCAACGGCAACCAGACCATGTACTCCACCGCGCTCGGCTGGCGCATGGTGAACCCGGCGATGCCGGAGCGGTGGACGGTCTCGCTGGGGGAGTCCACCGAACTGCTCGCCGAGCGGTACGGCATCGGGCGGGACGAGCAGGACGAGTTCGCCGCGCGCAGCCACGTCAACGCCGCGAAGGCGTGGGACGAGGGCTTCTACGACGACCAGGTGGTCCCGGTCCCCGGCGTCGACCTGACCAGGGACGAGGGCATCCGGCCGGACTCCTCGCCGGAGAAGCTGGCCAAGCTGAAGACGGTGTTCCGCAAGCAGGGCACGGTGACCGCGGGCAACGCATCGCCGCTCAACGACGGTGCCTCCGCGGTGCTGCTGGGCGACCGGGCCGCCGCCGACCGGGTCGGTGCCACGCCGCTGGCGCGCATCGCCGGGCGCGGCGCGGCCGGGGTGGACCCCGACGTGTTCGGCATCGGCCCGGTGCGGGCCGCGGAGATCGCGCTGGAGCGCGCGGGCATCGGCTGGGACGACCTCGCCGCGGTGGAGCTGAACGAGGCGTTCGCCGCGCAGTCGCTGGCCTGCCTGCGCGACTGGCCGAAGCTGGACCCGGCGAAGGTGAACACGCACGGCGGCGCGATCGCCATCGGGCACCCGCTGGGCGCGTCGGGCGGCCGCATCCTCGGCACGCTCGCGCACGACCTCCGCCGCCGCGGTGGTGGCTGGGGCCTCGCCGCCATCTGCATCGGCGTCGGCCAGGGCCTGGCCGTGGTGCTGGAAGCCTGA
- a CDS encoding CoA-transferase subunit beta, whose translation MSDYTTDEMMSIAAARALKDGMSCFVGIGLPSTAANLARRSHAPNLKLIYESGCLGAKPSRLPLSIGDGELAETADAVVSVPEVFNYWLQPGRIDVGFLGAAQLDKFGNINTTVIGDDYADPKVRLPGAGGAPEIAASCREVFVVLRQSKRAFVDKVDFVTSFGHGSGRGDRERLGLPGAGPTLVVTDLGLMRPDPGTAELTLTDLHPGVEVAQVLEATGWALKVADDLRRTPEPTEAELAGLRELKKAGE comes from the coding sequence GTGAGCGACTACACCACCGACGAGATGATGAGCATCGCCGCGGCCCGCGCGTTGAAGGACGGCATGTCCTGCTTCGTGGGCATCGGCCTGCCGAGCACCGCGGCCAACCTCGCGCGCCGCTCGCACGCGCCGAACCTCAAGCTGATCTACGAATCGGGCTGCCTCGGCGCGAAGCCGAGCAGGCTGCCGCTGTCCATCGGCGACGGTGAGCTGGCCGAGACCGCGGACGCGGTGGTCAGCGTGCCCGAGGTGTTCAACTACTGGCTCCAGCCCGGCCGGATCGACGTCGGTTTCCTCGGCGCGGCCCAGCTGGACAAGTTCGGCAACATCAACACCACGGTGATCGGCGACGACTACGCCGACCCGAAGGTGCGCCTGCCGGGAGCCGGTGGCGCGCCGGAGATCGCCGCGTCCTGCCGCGAGGTCTTCGTGGTGCTGCGCCAGAGCAAGCGCGCCTTCGTGGACAAGGTCGACTTCGTCACCTCGTTCGGGCACGGATCGGGCCGCGGCGATCGCGAGCGGCTGGGCCTGCCCGGTGCCGGGCCTACCCTGGTGGTCACCGATCTCGGCCTGATGCGGCCGGATCCGGGGACGGCCGAGCTGACCCTGACCGACCTGCACCCCGGTGTCGAGGTGGCGCAGGTGCTCGAGGCCACCGGCTGGGCGCTGAAGGTGGCGGACGACCTGCGGCGGACCCCGGAGCCGACCGAGGCGGAACTGGCCGGACTGCGAGAGCTGAAGAAGGCGGGCGAATGA
- a CDS encoding CoA transferase subunit A produces the protein MAELVSLADGVADLVRDGDTVALEGFTHLIPVAAGHEIIRQGRRGLTLVRMTPDIVYDQLIGAGCASKLIFSWGGNPGVGSLHRFRDAVQHGWPVPLEIEEHSHAGMANRYVAGASGLPFAVLRGYSGTDLAKHTATIKPITCPFTGEQLAAVPALNPDVTIVHAQRADRDGNVQLWGIAGVQKEAVLAAKRSLVTVEEIVDELEPRPGALVLPSWAVTAVAEAPGGAKPSYAAGYYDRDNEGYQAWDAVSRDRDEFGKWLAEVAA, from the coding sequence ATGGCGGAACTCGTCTCGCTCGCGGACGGCGTGGCCGACCTCGTCCGCGACGGGGACACGGTGGCCCTGGAGGGGTTCACCCACCTGATCCCGGTGGCCGCCGGGCACGAGATCATCCGGCAGGGCCGCCGCGGGCTGACCCTGGTCCGGATGACCCCGGACATCGTCTACGACCAGCTGATCGGCGCCGGCTGCGCGAGCAAGCTGATCTTCTCCTGGGGCGGCAACCCCGGGGTCGGCTCGCTGCACCGCTTCCGCGACGCGGTCCAGCACGGCTGGCCGGTGCCGCTGGAGATCGAGGAGCACAGCCACGCCGGCATGGCCAACCGCTACGTGGCGGGCGCCTCCGGCCTGCCGTTCGCCGTGCTGCGGGGTTACTCCGGCACCGATCTGGCGAAGCACACGGCCACCATCAAGCCGATCACCTGCCCGTTCACCGGCGAGCAGCTGGCCGCGGTGCCCGCGCTCAACCCGGACGTGACCATCGTGCACGCCCAGCGCGCCGACCGGGACGGCAACGTGCAGCTGTGGGGCATCGCCGGCGTGCAGAAGGAGGCGGTGCTCGCGGCCAAGCGCTCGCTGGTCACCGTCGAGGAGATCGTCGACGAGCTGGAGCCGCGGCCGGGCGCGCTGGTGCTGCCGTCGTGGGCGGTGACCGCGGTCGCCGAGGCCCCCGGTGGGGCCAAGCCCTCCTACGCCGCCGGGTACTACGACCGGGACAACGAGGGCTACCAGGCCTGGGACGCGGTGAGCCGCGACCGGGACGAGTTCGGCAAGTGGCTGGCGGAGGTGGCGGCGTGA
- a CDS encoding MarR family winged helix-turn-helix transcriptional regulator, with the protein MTISTPGVGVDAHRHTGHLIRRAQQIHTYLWSAEVSKEVTSTQFAVLSAVALNPETDQNALSREVSLDTSTVGAVVNRLIDRGHLRRDRDPGDRRRNLLSLTDAGHALFGELSVRAARMTEGMIGCLPPEDREELVRILGRVVDAGEAKRERAEHTR; encoded by the coding sequence ATGACGATCTCGACACCGGGAGTTGGCGTGGACGCACACCGGCACACCGGGCACCTGATCCGGCGGGCCCAGCAGATCCACACGTACCTGTGGTCCGCCGAGGTGTCCAAAGAGGTCACCTCGACCCAGTTCGCGGTGCTGAGCGCGGTGGCGCTCAACCCGGAGACCGACCAGAACGCGCTCTCGCGCGAGGTCTCGCTGGACACCTCGACGGTGGGCGCGGTGGTCAACCGGCTGATCGACCGCGGGCACCTGCGGCGCGACCGCGATCCGGGGGACCGGCGGCGGAACCTGCTCAGCCTGACCGACGCCGGGCACGCGCTGTTCGGCGAGCTCTCGGTGCGCGCGGCCAGGATGACCGAGGGCATGATCGGCTGCCTGCCACCGGAGGACCGCGAGGAGCTGGTGCGCATCCTCGGCCGGGTGGTCGACGCCGGTGAGGCGAAGCGGGAGCGCGCCGAACACACCCGTTAG
- a CDS encoding D-glycerate dehydrogenase, with translation MPKIVVTGQLAEPALKVLGEAGEVWVAEEPLGPAELADRAAGANALVTMVGDRVDGAVADAAGPGLAVVANVAVGYDNLDVKALSERGVTVTNTPGVLTEATADLAFGLLLMSTRRLGEGERLLRAGTPWKFSLGFMLGAGLQGRTLGIVGLGQIGQAVARRARAFGLSIVYSGRNRAPAEVEAELDARRLPLDELLRSADFVSLHCPLTPETRHLINASSLRTMKPGAYLVNTTRGPVVDEAALADALAEGVLAGAALDVFEKEPEVEPRLLDLENVVITPHLGSATVETRTEMALLAARNVAAVLAGEPPLTAVKA, from the coding sequence GTGCCGAAGATCGTGGTCACGGGACAGCTGGCGGAACCGGCGCTGAAGGTGCTCGGCGAGGCGGGCGAGGTGTGGGTGGCGGAGGAGCCGCTGGGCCCCGCCGAGCTGGCGGACCGGGCCGCCGGGGCGAACGCGCTGGTGACCATGGTCGGCGACCGGGTGGACGGTGCGGTGGCCGACGCCGCCGGGCCCGGGCTCGCGGTGGTCGCCAACGTCGCCGTCGGTTACGACAACCTCGACGTGAAAGCGCTGTCCGAACGCGGGGTGACGGTGACGAACACGCCCGGCGTGCTCACCGAGGCCACCGCGGACCTCGCCTTCGGCCTGCTTCTGATGAGCACGCGGCGGCTCGGCGAAGGCGAACGGCTGCTGCGCGCGGGCACGCCGTGGAAGTTCAGCCTCGGCTTCATGCTCGGTGCCGGACTCCAGGGCCGCACGCTCGGCATCGTCGGGCTGGGCCAGATCGGCCAGGCGGTGGCCCGCCGGGCCAGGGCGTTCGGCCTCTCCATTGTCTACAGTGGACGCAACCGGGCGCCGGCCGAGGTCGAGGCCGAACTGGACGCGCGGCGGCTGCCGCTGGACGAACTGCTGCGGTCGGCCGACTTCGTCTCGCTGCACTGCCCGCTCACGCCGGAGACCCGGCACCTGATCAACGCCTCCTCGCTGCGCACCATGAAGCCCGGTGCGTACCTGGTGAACACCACGCGCGGGCCGGTGGTCGACGAGGCTGCGCTGGCCGACGCGCTGGCCGAGGGCGTGCTCGCCGGCGCGGCGCTGGACGTGTTCGAGAAGGAACCCGAGGTGGAACCGCGCCTGCTCGACCTGGAGAACGTGGTGATCACCCCGCACCTCGGTTCGGCGACCGTGGAGACGCGCACCGAGATGGCCCTGCTCGCGGCGCGCAATGTGGCCGCGGTGCTCGCCGGTGAGCCGCCGCTTACGGCGGTGAAGGCATGA
- a CDS encoding glycerate kinase — MKVLIAPDKFKGSLTAMEAAEAIRDGVHEVFGDAVTMLCPVADGGEGTLDVLYAAGAERVELSVRGPLDTPVEARYAVLGSAAYIESARACGIEFVEPSPETALAAHTWGVGELIAHALEGGARQVVLTVGGTASTDGGSGMLRALGASVTPALGLGGGPLRTVESVDLTAVRSKFDGVDVRVATDVSNPLLGEKGAAAIFGPQKGARAAEVALLGDALGRWARALHAAGGRDVSDAPGAGAGGGVAGGAMAALGAVFESGFDLVCELTGVPAALAEADLVITGEGSLDPQSLDGKAPAGIAARARARNLPVLAVAGRVTLDEAQLAQLGVAGYRALIDHAPSLAYAREHAYELLRAQTADLVRAWGS, encoded by the coding sequence ATGAAGGTGCTGATCGCGCCGGACAAGTTCAAGGGCAGCCTGACCGCGATGGAGGCCGCCGAGGCGATCCGGGACGGTGTGCACGAGGTCTTCGGCGACGCGGTGACCATGCTGTGCCCGGTGGCCGACGGCGGCGAGGGCACGCTGGACGTGCTGTACGCGGCGGGCGCGGAGCGGGTGGAGTTGTCGGTGCGCGGGCCGTTGGACACGCCGGTCGAGGCGCGGTACGCGGTGCTGGGCTCGGCTGCGTACATCGAGTCGGCGCGGGCGTGCGGCATCGAGTTCGTCGAGCCGTCCCCGGAAACGGCGCTGGCGGCGCACACCTGGGGCGTCGGGGAGCTGATCGCGCACGCGCTGGAGGGCGGCGCGCGGCAGGTGGTGCTGACCGTCGGCGGCACGGCGAGCACGGACGGCGGCTCGGGCATGCTGCGGGCCTTGGGTGCTTCGGTGACGCCTGCTCTTGGCTTGGGCGGCGGTCCACTAAGGACGGTCGAATCGGTGGATTTGACCGCGGTGCGGTCGAAGTTCGACGGCGTCGACGTGCGCGTGGCCACCGACGTGAGCAACCCGCTGCTCGGCGAGAAGGGCGCGGCGGCGATCTTCGGACCGCAGAAGGGCGCGCGTGCGGCCGAAGTGGCTCTGCTCGGCGACGCGCTCGGGCGATGGGCGCGGGCCCTGCACGCGGCGGGCGGCCGTGACGTCTCGGACGCGCCGGGTGCCGGTGCGGGCGGCGGGGTGGCCGGTGGCGCTATGGCCGCGCTGGGCGCCGTTTTCGAATCGGGCTTCGACCTGGTCTGCGAACTCACCGGGGTGCCTGCCGCGCTGGCGGAGGCCGACCTGGTCATCACCGGCGAGGGCTCACTGGACCCGCAAAGCCTCGACGGCAAGGCACCCGCGGGCATCGCCGCGCGCGCTCGCGCGCGGAACCTGCCGGTGCTGGCCGTCGCCGGGCGCGTGACGCTCGATGAGGCGCAATTGGCCCAGTTGGGCGTGGCCGGGTACCGCGCTTTGATCGACCACGCGCCCTCGCTGGCTTACGCGCGGGAACACGCCTACGAACTCCTACGTGCGCAAACGGCTGACTTGGTGCGGGCCTGGGGTTCCTAG
- a CDS encoding iron-sulfur cluster assembly accessory protein, protein MLAMTDAAAEAITALTGQDGQAEAGLRFAVQEVEETGAQLGLSVAPSPEDGDQVLATEGGAKVFLEPKAAEFLDDKVLDIQQDDEGQMSFAVLQQPDEQPSA, encoded by the coding sequence ATGCTCGCCATGACAGACGCCGCGGCCGAGGCCATCACCGCTTTGACCGGACAGGACGGCCAGGCCGAGGCCGGGCTGCGGTTCGCGGTCCAGGAGGTGGAGGAGACCGGCGCCCAGCTCGGGTTGTCGGTGGCGCCGTCACCCGAGGACGGTGATCAGGTACTCGCCACCGAGGGCGGGGCCAAGGTCTTCCTGGAACCGAAGGCCGCCGAGTTCCTCGACGACAAGGTGCTCGACATCCAGCAGGACGACGAGGGGCAGATGAGCTTCGCCGTGCTGCAGCAGCCGGACGAGCAACCCAGCGCCTGA
- a CDS encoding GtrA family protein gives MAIPAPATAAPPTRPDGLAVHAGWYLAAGVVTTAVQFALYFLLRGAVGAHVANLLAIIVTTIGNTEFHRRVTFAGRNDAPRRRHLQVAGTIAFYAGYGSVVLLVLHAVVPAPAPLTETLVLATASLLGGVCRFALLRWWVFAHRHPDSRG, from the coding sequence ATGGCCATCCCGGCGCCGGCGACCGCCGCCCCACCCACCCGACCGGACGGGCTCGCCGTGCACGCGGGCTGGTACCTGGCGGCGGGCGTGGTCACCACCGCCGTCCAGTTCGCCCTCTACTTCCTGCTGCGCGGCGCGGTGGGCGCGCACGTGGCGAACCTGCTGGCGATCATCGTCACCACGATCGGGAACACCGAGTTCCACCGCCGGGTGACCTTCGCCGGCCGCAACGACGCGCCGCGGCGGCGCCACCTCCAGGTCGCGGGCACCATCGCCTTCTACGCCGGGTACGGCTCGGTGGTGCTGCTCGTGCTGCACGCCGTGGTCCCGGCGCCCGCCCCGCTCACCGAAACCCTGGTGCTCGCCACCGCCAGCCTGCTCGGCGGCGTCTGCCGGTTCGCGCTGCTCCGCTGGTGGGTGTTCGCGCACCGCCACCCGGACTCGCGCGGCTGA
- a CDS encoding YidH family protein yields the protein MTESPTEPAEQEPDYRFSLANERTFLAWLRTALGLLAGAVAVRQLVPEFGVPGARTVLALLCAVLALLLTAASYPRWRRVQRAMRRGEPLPPNRLLLVLTVGILVITGFAVVLAVTG from the coding sequence ATGACCGAGTCCCCGACTGAGCCGGCCGAGCAGGAACCCGACTACCGCTTCAGCCTGGCCAACGAACGCACCTTCCTGGCCTGGCTGCGCACCGCGCTCGGATTGCTGGCCGGGGCGGTCGCGGTGCGGCAGCTGGTGCCGGAGTTCGGCGTGCCGGGGGCCAGGACCGTGCTCGCCCTGCTGTGCGCCGTGCTCGCCCTGCTGCTGACCGCGGCGAGCTACCCGCGCTGGAGGCGGGTCCAGCGCGCGATGCGCCGCGGTGAACCGCTGCCGCCCAACCGCCTGCTGCTGGTGCTGACCGTCGGCATCCTGGTGATCACCGGCTTCGCGGTGGTCCTCGCGGTGACCGGGTGA
- a CDS encoding DUF202 domain-containing protein, with translation MNRDPGLQPERTWLAWRRTTASAAAVTLLLLHSAAHSSGDLTVIPAGAGILVTISLALLTRQRERHLLRAQRTPPDAAHPQVIGLAAALLTIMAVATIVFLA, from the coding sequence GTGAACCGCGATCCGGGCCTCCAGCCGGAGCGCACCTGGCTCGCCTGGCGCCGCACCACCGCCTCCGCGGCGGCGGTGACCCTCCTCCTGCTGCACTCGGCGGCCCATTCGAGCGGTGACCTGACCGTTATCCCGGCCGGCGCCGGGATCCTGGTCACGATTTCGCTCGCGCTGCTCACCCGGCAGCGCGAACGACACCTCCTTCGAGCCCAGCGGACTCCGCCGGATGCCGCACATCCCCAGGTCATCGGCCTGGCGGCGGCCCTGCTGACGATCATGGCGGTGGCCACGATCGTGTTTCTCGCTTAA
- the shbA gene encoding RNA polymerase sigma factor ShbA has product MTTSLDSTTRDIEGPATPKTVQRSTSHYPRLTKEDLDPLVRRAAKGDHDAMSGLLAALKPVVTRYCRARLGGRDLSYFSADDISQEVCVAVLKALPQYQDRGGSFLYLVHAIAANKVADAFRAVSRDRCEPVSDLPERSGADNEPEKYALDVDLGERLNRLIRTLPRVQQEIVILRVAVGLSAAETAEAVGLKAGNVRTTQHRALQKLRELITLEGDF; this is encoded by the coding sequence ATGACCACGAGCTTGGACTCGACGACGCGGGACATCGAGGGACCCGCGACGCCGAAGACGGTCCAGCGGAGCACCAGCCACTATCCGCGGCTGACCAAGGAGGACCTCGATCCACTGGTCCGCCGCGCCGCGAAGGGCGACCACGACGCCATGTCGGGCCTGCTCGCCGCGCTGAAACCGGTGGTCACGCGGTACTGCCGCGCCCGGCTCGGCGGCCGGGACCTGTCGTACTTCTCCGCCGACGACATCTCCCAGGAGGTGTGCGTCGCGGTGCTCAAGGCGCTGCCGCAGTACCAGGACCGGGGCGGCTCGTTCCTCTACCTGGTGCACGCGATCGCGGCGAACAAGGTCGCCGACGCCTTCCGCGCGGTCTCCCGTGACCGCTGCGAGCCGGTCTCCGACCTGCCGGAACGCTCCGGCGCGGACAACGAACCGGAGAAGTACGCGCTCGACGTCGACCTCGGCGAACGGCTGAACCGCCTGATCCGGACCCTGCCCCGAGTGCAGCAGGAGATCGTGATCCTGCGCGTGGCCGTCGGGCTGTCCGCCGCCGAGACCGCGGAGGCGGTCGGCCTCAAGGCGGGCAACGTGCGCACCACCCAGCACCGCGCGCTGCAGAAGCTGCGCGAGCTGATCACGCTCGAAGGCGACTTCTGA
- a CDS encoding biotin-dependent carboxyltransferase family protein: MTPKLEVLAPGLFATVQDLGRPGYTALGVGRSGAADRAALRLANRLVGNPESNAAIEATFGGLAVRFDGPALVALTGAPCPARLGGRAIGPNAPVLVAAGDELRLGVPEHGLRTYLAVRGGIDVPPVLGGRGTDTLSGLGPEPLTTGTTLPVGHRVLAWPTVDQAPCAALQDEPVLRLIPGPRLDFFTADAFGALLSGRYVVSAESNRVGLRLDGPALSRARTGELPPEPAAPGAVQVPPSGQPILFLADHPVTGGYPVVAVVAEEDLGGAAQARPGTRLRFVRSRLRA, encoded by the coding sequence ATGACCCCGAAGCTGGAGGTGCTCGCCCCCGGCCTGTTCGCCACCGTGCAGGACCTCGGCAGGCCGGGGTACACCGCGCTCGGCGTCGGCCGCTCCGGCGCCGCCGACCGCGCCGCGCTGCGGCTGGCGAACCGGCTGGTCGGCAATCCCGAGTCGAACGCGGCGATCGAGGCGACGTTCGGCGGGCTGGCCGTGCGCTTCGACGGCCCGGCGTTGGTCGCGCTGACCGGCGCCCCGTGCCCGGCCCGGCTCGGCGGCCGGGCCATCGGCCCGAACGCCCCGGTCCTCGTGGCCGCCGGTGACGAGTTGCGGCTCGGCGTGCCGGAGCACGGCCTGCGCACGTACTTGGCCGTGCGCGGCGGGATCGACGTGCCGCCGGTGCTCGGCGGCCGCGGCACGGACACGCTTTCCGGACTGGGCCCGGAACCGCTCACGACGGGCACCACGCTCCCGGTCGGGCACCGGGTGCTGGCCTGGCCGACGGTGGACCAGGCGCCGTGCGCGGCGCTCCAGGACGAACCGGTGCTGCGCCTGATTCCGGGGCCACGACTGGATTTCTTCACCGCGGACGCGTTCGGCGCGTTGCTGTCGGGGCGGTACGTGGTCTCGGCCGAGAGCAACCGGGTGGGGCTGCGGCTCGACGGTCCGGCGCTGTCCCGCGCCAGGACCGGGGAGCTGCCGCCGGAACCGGCGGCGCCCGGTGCGGTGCAGGTGCCGCCGTCGGGGCAGCCGATCCTCTTCCTCGCCGATCACCCGGTGACCGGCGGCTACCCGGTGGTGGCGGTGGTGGCCGAGGAGGACCTGGGCGGGGCCGCGCAGGCGCGGCCGGGCACCCGGCTCAGGTTCGTCAGAAGTCGCCTTCGAGCGTGA
- a CDS encoding allophanate hydrolase subunit 1, with protein MRVHRYGSRAALVDLAGADEVLGLDAALAADPPGGVEEVVPAARTVLVRFDPGRTSFERLVDELRGRSLEPPASRHGTELVVPVRYDGEDLAEVASRTGLSEAEVVRRHTGAEFRVAFCGFAPGFGYLTGLPPELRLPRRSSPRVRVPSGAVAVAGEYTAVYPHPSPGGWHLLGHTELAVWDVEREPPNLLAPGTTVRFRAT; from the coding sequence ATCCGGGTGCACCGGTACGGCAGCCGGGCGGCGCTGGTCGATCTCGCGGGTGCCGACGAGGTGCTCGGGCTCGACGCCGCGCTGGCCGCCGATCCGCCCGGCGGGGTGGAGGAGGTGGTGCCCGCCGCGCGGACCGTGCTGGTGCGCTTCGATCCCGGCCGCACCAGTTTCGAGCGGCTGGTCGACGAACTCCGCGGGCGCTCGCTGGAACCACCGGCGAGCCGCCACGGCACGGAACTGGTGGTGCCGGTCCGCTACGACGGCGAGGACCTCGCGGAGGTCGCGTCGCGGACCGGGTTGAGCGAAGCCGAGGTCGTCCGGCGGCACACCGGCGCCGAATTCCGGGTCGCGTTCTGCGGGTTCGCCCCCGGGTTCGGTTACCTCACCGGCCTTCCGCCGGAACTCCGGTTGCCGAGGCGGAGCAGCCCGCGGGTGCGCGTGCCGTCCGGCGCGGTCGCGGTGGCCGGGGAGTACACCGCGGTCTACCCGCATCCGTCACCCGGCGGCTGGCATCTGCTCGGCCACACCGAACTGGCCGTCTGGGACGTCGAGCGCGAGCCGCCGAACCTGCTCGCGCCGGGCACCACCGTGCGGTTCCGCGCGACATGA
- a CDS encoding putative hydro-lyase translates to MTIVDEPGTAQPELLPPAQARARFRAGTSAPTSGWSAGYTQTNLIAVRKNWAYDVLLFCQRNEQPCPVLDVSDPGDPSTVLAPGADLRRDLPRYRIWENGRLRAEVTDATRYWRSDLVAFSIGCSFTFETALVAEGIPLRHVEQGRNVAMYVTNRKCRPAGRLHGPMVVSMRQIPEERVDDAIRITSAMPAVHGAPVHVGDPGALGIADLGKPDFGDPVRAEPGDVPVFWACGVTPQAALMASKPPFAITHAPGHMLITDRRDDEYRVGR, encoded by the coding sequence ATGACCATTGTGGACGAACCAGGCACGGCCCAGCCCGAACTGCTGCCACCGGCACAGGCCCGCGCGCGGTTCCGCGCCGGGACCTCGGCGCCGACCAGTGGCTGGTCGGCCGGGTACACCCAGACGAACCTGATCGCGGTCCGCAAGAACTGGGCCTACGACGTCCTGCTCTTCTGCCAGCGCAACGAACAGCCCTGCCCGGTGCTCGACGTCAGCGATCCCGGCGACCCGTCGACCGTGCTGGCGCCCGGCGCCGACCTCCGCCGAGACCTGCCGCGCTATCGCATCTGGGAGAACGGCAGGCTGCGCGCCGAGGTCACCGACGCCACCCGGTACTGGCGCAGCGATCTGGTCGCCTTCTCGATCGGCTGCAGCTTCACCTTCGAGACCGCGCTCGTCGCGGAGGGCATTCCGCTGCGCCACGTCGAGCAGGGCCGCAACGTGGCGATGTACGTGACCAACCGGAAGTGCCGCCCGGCGGGGCGCCTGCACGGCCCGATGGTGGTGTCCATGCGCCAGATCCCGGAGGAACGCGTCGACGACGCCATCCGGATCACCTCGGCGATGCCCGCGGTGCACGGCGCGCCGGTGCACGTCGGCGACCCCGGCGCGCTCGGCATCGCCGACCTCGGCAAGCCCGACTTCGGCGACCCGGTCCGCGCGGAACCCGGTGACGTGCCGGTGTTCTGGGCCTGCGGCGTCACCCCGCAGGCGGCGCTGATGGCGTCCAAACCGCCGTTCGCCATCACGCACGCGCCCGGCCACATGCTGATCACCGACCGGCGCGACGACGAGTACCGGGTGGGCCGGTGA